One Longimicrobiales bacterium DNA window includes the following coding sequences:
- a CDS encoding NifU family protein, translated as MITFTDQAREAVLSYLGDGEGEIEALRISMRVTNPLTEPTFELTLVAMNERTDDERTVDAEGFSVLIKEADMERLEGATVDFVDRVNESGFQVRTAAGAGTKPDAPKGAPSGPIADRVREVLDAQVNPAIASHGGMISLVDVDKTDVFVEMSGGCQGCALSRMTLRQGVERMLREAVPELTAVHDVTDHSSGENPYL; from the coding sequence ATGATCACGTTCACAGACCAGGCCCGTGAGGCTGTTCTTTCTTATCTCGGCGACGGCGAAGGCGAGATAGAAGCCCTGCGCATCTCCATGCGCGTCACGAATCCCCTCACCGAACCCACGTTCGAGCTGACCCTCGTCGCAATGAACGAGCGCACAGACGACGAACGCACAGTCGATGCCGAGGGCTTCTCCGTCTTGATCAAAGAGGCCGACATGGAGCGCCTAGAGGGCGCGACAGTCGATTTCGTCGATCGGGTCAACGAGAGCGGTTTCCAGGTGCGGACCGCAGCCGGGGCGGGCACGAAGCCGGACGCACCCAAGGGTGCACCGTCGGGGCCCATCGCAGATCGCGTGCGCGAGGTTCTGGACGCCCAGGTCAACCCGGCCATTGCGTCTCACGGCGGTATGATCTCCCTCGTCGATGTCGACAAGACGGACGTCTTCGTCGAGATGAGCGGAGGCTGCCAAGGCTGCGCTCTCTCCCGTATGACGCTGCGCCAGGGAGTTGAACGAATGCTCCGTGAAGCCGTGCCGGAACTCACGGCTGTCCACGACGTCACGGACCACTCGTCGGGAGAAAACCCCTACCTCTAA
- a CDS encoding amidohydrolase family protein, translated as MNRRIFGAFSALTLAFGLAVPASAQTYAIQGGTVHTGAGDAFVGTVVIRDGRILAVGADVQVPAGAEIVDAVGKHVYPGLFDAISGLGLTEVGAVDVTNDAREQGNFNPHLQAATAIHPATEHIPVARANGITISMAAPQGGSGAIAGQASLIGLDGWTVEEMWIDPGAAMVINYPTLGGGGGRGRRGGGGGGSWTQQEERYEAAVTQLDEWMDAGRQYYQAVAGGVDVRRDLKLEAMVRVVNREIPVLLSANGERNIRNAVLWAQRQEIDYVITGGTGGWKIADWLAENDVNMILSGTQSMPSGSDASYDEAYANPGKLHAAGVKIAFATFNSADSRTLPYEAAQAVPYGLPAEAALDAITKNAAEMLGLDDRIGTIEPGKLANVIVTDGNPLEIQTQVTDLFILGRSVSTDNKHRSLYDRYRSRPSRRVIS; from the coding sequence ATGAACCGCAGAATCTTTGGCGCTTTTAGCGCACTGACGTTGGCCTTCGGGCTCGCTGTTCCTGCCTCCGCGCAGACGTATGCAATTCAGGGGGGTACGGTCCACACGGGCGCAGGTGACGCCTTTGTGGGTACGGTCGTAATTCGGGACGGACGGATTCTGGCCGTGGGCGCAGATGTCCAAGTGCCTGCAGGTGCCGAGATCGTCGACGCCGTTGGCAAGCACGTGTACCCGGGCTTGTTCGACGCGATCTCCGGACTCGGTTTGACCGAGGTCGGTGCGGTCGATGTCACAAACGATGCGCGTGAGCAGGGCAACTTCAATCCACACCTGCAAGCGGCGACCGCGATCCATCCGGCGACCGAGCACATTCCGGTTGCTAGAGCCAACGGGATTACGATCTCCATGGCCGCCCCTCAGGGCGGAAGTGGCGCGATCGCCGGTCAGGCTTCACTCATCGGACTCGACGGCTGGACTGTCGAGGAGATGTGGATCGATCCGGGCGCAGCCATGGTCATCAACTACCCGACCCTGGGTGGTGGCGGTGGCCGCGGCCGCCGAGGTGGTGGCGGTGGAGGAAGCTGGACCCAGCAGGAAGAACGCTACGAAGCTGCGGTTACCCAGCTCGACGAATGGATGGATGCGGGCCGGCAGTATTACCAGGCCGTAGCGGGTGGTGTTGACGTTCGCCGCGACCTCAAGCTCGAAGCGATGGTCAGGGTAGTGAATCGTGAGATTCCCGTTCTGCTGTCGGCGAACGGCGAGCGCAACATCCGCAACGCGGTACTCTGGGCTCAGCGACAAGAGATCGACTACGTCATCACAGGTGGGACCGGCGGCTGGAAGATTGCCGATTGGCTGGCCGAGAACGACGTAAACATGATTCTCTCAGGTACTCAGAGTATGCCGTCCGGTTCGGATGCTTCGTACGACGAAGCCTACGCGAATCCGGGTAAGCTCCACGCAGCCGGAGTGAAGATCGCTTTCGCGACCTTCAATTCTGCCGACTCGCGGACGTTGCCTTACGAGGCGGCTCAAGCGGTTCCGTATGGCCTTCCGGCCGAAGCGGCGCTCGACGCGATCACGAAGAACGCGGCAGAGATGCTTGGACTCGATGATCGCATCGGGACGATCGAGCCAGGAAAGCTGGCCAATGTCATCGTGACCGATGGGAATCCGCTTGAAATTCAGACGCAGGTCACCGACTTGTTCATCTTGGGTCGCTCGGTGAGCACGGACAACAAGCACAGATCACTGTACGACCGATATCGCAGTCGGCCCAGTCGGCGAGTGATCTCGTAG
- a CDS encoding amidohydrolase family protein, translated as MRPRLQLPGTGKLWGARALLSLLVALVAAPQAANAQPRPTRPDNVRLYAIQNARIVTVSGQTIDNGTVVVENGIISAVGANVSVPAGAWVIDGEGKTVYPGLFDAFTTLGHGEVAAPQGGFFGGRGGPIDESNHSWGPEDRPGTSSWMTAADDLDPEDDRFHSWRSAGFTSVLSTLPSGLVTGQAAVLNLGSYQRARELVVQTPVGMRVNLLDRSFTGYPGSSMGVLAYLKQLYYDGSHYQEIWADYDASPLGKERPEWDLALEPIRQQFSEGWPVFFPANSRSDIGRAIATTAEMGVKPVIYGVQGGFAAADLLAAEGISALVNLDWPAPAANGDPEAVPSLDQLRLYDRAPTTPAALAAAGVKFAFYSGGLDGPAEMITSARRAVAQGLSESDAVRAFTLSPAEILGVDDRLGSVEQGKIANLVLTDGGLFDEGMEIEAIFVDGEMFDGTETTATGPAAAGPGGRGGRGGPGGRGGRGGGGNAVDINTAPIQMSADRGAYREDAVTFISDATIMTASRGTIENGDIIIRNGKIAEVGTGLSAPSGATVVDATGKFVTPGIIDAHSHMAATSINEGSVSVSSMVTISDVIRPEDSGMYLALAGGVTSINILHGSANPIGGGNAVIKLRWGADADDLMIDGAHLGIKFALGENTKRDRNPDRYPSTRMGVQDVIRQAFLDAQEYMEDWDTYEAGGSRGIAPRRDLKLESLMQILKGDRWVHSHSYRADEILQLIRLADEFGFTIRTFQHVLEGYKVADEIAAHGAMASTFSDWWAYKVEAYDAIPYNAALMSERGVLVSINSDSGEEVRHLNQEAAKAMKWGDMEEEAALRLVTLNPAIQLGIDAQTGSIDEGKDADITIWDGYPLSNMSKAVQTYVDGNLYFDIELDRERREAIEAEKAALMEKHGNGSANGRSSTDRIASPGLNGQEVNR; from the coding sequence ATGAGACCACGGCTCCAGCTACCCGGCACCGGGAAGCTATGGGGTGCGCGTGCGCTTCTCAGCTTGTTGGTGGCGCTCGTCGCCGCTCCACAGGCCGCCAACGCACAGCCGAGGCCTACCCGCCCCGACAATGTCCGGCTCTATGCGATCCAGAACGCACGGATCGTGACTGTATCAGGCCAGACCATCGACAACGGCACCGTCGTCGTCGAGAACGGCATCATCAGCGCGGTGGGGGCGAACGTTTCCGTTCCGGCCGGTGCATGGGTGATCGACGGTGAAGGGAAGACGGTGTATCCCGGCCTCTTCGACGCGTTCACCACACTCGGACACGGTGAGGTCGCCGCGCCGCAGGGTGGCTTCTTCGGAGGCCGTGGCGGTCCGATCGACGAGTCGAACCACTCTTGGGGTCCTGAGGACCGCCCGGGCACGTCCAGTTGGATGACCGCAGCGGACGACCTCGATCCGGAAGACGATCGTTTCCATAGCTGGAGGAGCGCGGGTTTCACGAGTGTGCTCAGCACGCTGCCGTCGGGTCTCGTGACCGGGCAAGCCGCGGTGCTTAATCTCGGTTCGTACCAGCGTGCCCGTGAGTTGGTTGTCCAGACTCCAGTTGGGATGAGGGTGAATCTGCTTGATCGCTCCTTCACCGGATATCCGGGCAGCTCGATGGGTGTTCTCGCCTATCTCAAGCAGCTGTACTACGACGGGTCTCACTACCAGGAGATCTGGGCGGACTATGACGCGTCCCCGCTTGGGAAGGAGCGCCCAGAGTGGGACTTGGCACTCGAGCCGATTCGCCAACAGTTCAGTGAAGGATGGCCCGTCTTCTTCCCGGCCAACTCACGGTCTGACATCGGTCGGGCGATCGCCACCACCGCCGAGATGGGTGTGAAACCCGTCATCTACGGCGTGCAGGGTGGCTTCGCCGCAGCTGATCTATTGGCCGCGGAAGGTATCTCCGCCCTCGTGAACCTCGATTGGCCGGCTCCGGCCGCAAACGGGGATCCCGAAGCAGTTCCCTCGCTCGACCAGCTCCGTCTTTATGACAGGGCACCTACGACGCCGGCAGCACTTGCTGCAGCTGGCGTGAAGTTCGCGTTCTACTCTGGTGGCCTCGACGGCCCCGCGGAGATGATTACTTCAGCACGTCGCGCCGTGGCGCAGGGACTGTCGGAGTCCGACGCAGTCCGAGCCTTCACGCTTTCGCCGGCCGAGATCCTTGGAGTCGACGACCGTCTTGGTTCGGTCGAGCAGGGCAAGATCGCGAACCTCGTCCTGACGGACGGCGGTCTGTTCGATGAAGGCATGGAGATCGAAGCCATCTTCGTAGATGGCGAGATGTTCGATGGTACGGAGACCACCGCGACCGGACCGGCTGCTGCGGGTCCCGGAGGACGCGGCGGACGCGGTGGCCCGGGTGGTCGCGGCGGACGTGGGGGTGGTGGCAACGCAGTCGACATCAATACCGCACCGATTCAGATGTCTGCAGACCGTGGGGCATACCGTGAGGACGCGGTGACGTTCATTAGTGACGCCACGATCATGACGGCGTCTCGCGGAACGATCGAGAATGGTGACATCATCATTCGCAACGGGAAGATCGCAGAGGTCGGCACGGGTCTGAGCGCGCCAAGCGGAGCGACCGTGGTCGATGCCACAGGCAAGTTCGTAACGCCGGGCATCATCGACGCCCACTCACACATGGCGGCCACCAGCATCAACGAAGGCTCCGTCAGTGTGTCTTCAATGGTGACGATCTCTGACGTAATTCGTCCGGAGGACAGCGGGATGTATCTGGCGCTCGCCGGTGGCGTGACGTCCATCAACATCTTGCACGGTTCAGCCAACCCCATTGGTGGTGGTAACGCTGTCATTAAGCTGCGCTGGGGAGCGGACGCCGACGATCTTATGATCGATGGCGCCCACCTGGGTATCAAATTTGCGCTCGGTGAGAACACCAAGCGTGATCGGAATCCGGATCGCTACCCGTCCACGCGTATGGGCGTGCAGGACGTGATCCGGCAGGCCTTTCTGGATGCGCAGGAGTATATGGAGGACTGGGACACCTATGAGGCCGGGGGGAGCAGAGGCATCGCTCCGCGCCGAGACCTCAAGCTCGAGTCCCTCATGCAGATCCTGAAGGGCGACCGCTGGGTGCACTCCCACTCCTACCGTGCGGACGAAATCCTTCAGCTCATCCGACTTGCTGATGAGTTTGGCTTCACGATCCGGACGTTCCAGCATGTGCTGGAAGGCTACAAAGTTGCGGACGAGATCGCCGCACACGGAGCCATGGCTTCAACGTTCTCTGACTGGTGGGCGTACAAGGTCGAGGCCTATGACGCGATTCCGTACAATGCTGCGCTCATGAGTGAGCGTGGCGTGCTCGTGTCGATCAACTCCGACTCAGGTGAGGAAGTTCGTCACTTGAACCAGGAGGCTGCCAAGGCCATGAAGTGGGGTGACATGGAGGAGGAAGCAGCGCTACGACTCGTAACGCTCAACCCAGCGATCCAACTTGGAATCGACGCCCAGACGGGGTCGATCGATGAAGGTAAGGATGCCGACATCACCATTTGGGACGGCTACCCGCTCAGCAATATGAGTAAGGCCGTACAGACTTATGTGGATGGGAATCTCTACTTCGATATCGAACTCGATCGTGAGCGCCGCGAAGCGATCGAGGCGGAAAAGGCAGCGCTCATGGAGAAGCACGGGAACGGATCGGCCAATGGCCGATCCTCGACGGATCGCATCGCGTCGCCCGGGCTCAACGGCCAGGAGGTGAACCGATGA
- a CDS encoding HAD-IA family hydrolase: MVDFSGFEALTFDCYGTLIDWESGILGELRPIIAAHGVPMPSGDDLLVEFARLEGEAEAGAYRSYRSILVDVALGFGKSYGFELTDQQVTRFSGSVGVWPPFSDTVDALQRLSKRYRLAIASNVDDDLFAGSAVQLGIDFSAVVTAQQVRSYKPAHSHFHEVWRRLDLPKEKVLHVAQSRYHDVAPARELGLTCVWVNRRGGGGATSPSDAVPDHEVRDLTSFADELGL, from the coding sequence GTGGTCGATTTTTCTGGTTTCGAGGCGTTGACCTTCGATTGCTATGGGACGCTAATTGACTGGGAGTCTGGAATTCTCGGCGAGCTGCGCCCCATTATCGCGGCCCATGGTGTCCCGATGCCTTCAGGCGACGACCTCTTGGTGGAGTTCGCGCGCCTGGAAGGTGAGGCCGAGGCGGGGGCATACCGTTCGTATCGTTCGATACTCGTCGACGTAGCACTCGGCTTCGGGAAGTCGTACGGGTTCGAGCTCACGGACCAGCAGGTCACCCGGTTCTCCGGGTCGGTCGGCGTGTGGCCCCCTTTCTCAGATACCGTCGATGCTCTTCAGCGACTCTCCAAGAGGTACCGCCTCGCGATCGCATCCAATGTCGACGACGACCTGTTCGCCGGTTCAGCGGTCCAACTCGGTATCGACTTCAGCGCCGTCGTTACAGCGCAGCAGGTGCGCAGCTACAAGCCCGCCCATTCGCACTTCCATGAAGTATGGAGGCGGCTCGACCTCCCGAAGGAGAAAGTTCTCCACGTAGCGCAGAGCCGGTACCACGACGTTGCCCCGGCTCGTGAGCTTGGCCTCACGTGTGTGTGGGTAAACCGGAGAGGCGGCGGCGGCGCAACGTCGCCGTCGGACGCTGTGCCCGACCATGAAGTGAGGGATCTGACCTCCTTCGCGGACGAGCTGGGCCTCTAG
- a CDS encoding M24 family metallopeptidase: MGLVAACALVVTAGMFPGDAQAQEARRRWERMCQIRAEKFDVVLPGAMQDNDLDMWIVVMREGLLDPMWEALGRGYVGGWAYYVFTDRGERTERAALGVGGYRLEECGVYDHFGSAASLGDFVAERDPARIGVNMAESIGGADGLSHTSFLHLKEVLGPTYGGRLVSAERFVSDFRSTRTAIEIAAFAEAGEMSREIAERAFSNEVITPGVTTLEDVAWWMSDQQLTRGLGSSFDMPSVYITGPEGIVATSSDRIIQRGDLLMIDWGVGFLDFYTDMKRVGYVLREGEIEAPSALQHAFDQALAARDIMKATIKPARTAGDALEVMWDAMQAGGFNRAEFNQPSDDPLVTDVVVGPHSVGNWGHGLGPSLAFFNPTRMTYELRPGTLISIELFAFTSNPDWGGAKVRIPLEDDAVVTSRGVEWLYPVNRRILLIK; the protein is encoded by the coding sequence GTGGGTCTCGTCGCAGCGTGCGCGCTCGTGGTGACAGCGGGCATGTTCCCGGGAGATGCCCAGGCCCAGGAGGCCCGTCGCCGTTGGGAGCGAATGTGCCAGATTCGCGCGGAGAAATTTGATGTAGTGCTCCCCGGGGCGATGCAGGACAACGATCTCGACATGTGGATCGTGGTCATGAGAGAGGGGCTCTTGGACCCGATGTGGGAGGCGCTCGGCCGGGGATACGTGGGGGGCTGGGCCTACTATGTCTTTACGGATCGGGGCGAGCGGACAGAGCGAGCCGCGCTGGGTGTGGGCGGATACCGGCTCGAGGAGTGCGGTGTCTACGACCACTTCGGCTCCGCAGCCTCCCTCGGCGACTTCGTCGCGGAGCGTGACCCGGCGCGAATCGGTGTAAATATGGCCGAGTCGATTGGTGGTGCGGATGGGTTATCACACACGTCGTTCCTGCACCTCAAGGAGGTGCTCGGTCCGACCTACGGCGGTCGCCTGGTGTCGGCGGAACGGTTCGTTTCAGACTTTCGCTCGACACGTACTGCGATAGAGATCGCGGCATTTGCGGAGGCCGGTGAGATGAGCCGTGAGATCGCCGAGCGTGCGTTCTCCAACGAAGTGATCACGCCTGGCGTGACCACGCTGGAAGACGTCGCCTGGTGGATGTCCGACCAGCAGCTCACTCGGGGCTTGGGTTCTTCGTTCGATATGCCGTCGGTGTATATCACGGGTCCGGAGGGCATCGTCGCAACGTCTTCAGACCGAATCATTCAACGCGGCGATCTTCTCATGATCGATTGGGGGGTCGGTTTTCTCGATTTCTATACGGATATGAAGCGCGTAGGCTACGTGCTGAGGGAGGGTGAAATTGAGGCTCCATCTGCGCTTCAACACGCCTTCGATCAGGCCTTGGCGGCTCGGGACATCATGAAGGCCACGATCAAACCAGCGCGGACAGCAGGAGATGCTCTGGAAGTCATGTGGGACGCGATGCAGGCAGGGGGCTTCAACCGGGCAGAATTCAATCAGCCGAGCGATGACCCGTTGGTGACGGATGTTGTCGTAGGGCCGCACTCAGTCGGGAACTGGGGACACGGACTTGGCCCATCCCTGGCCTTCTTCAATCCCACACGCATGACCTACGAGTTACGACCCGGCACCCTCATTTCCATTGAACTGTTCGCCTTCACTTCCAATCCCGACTGGGGTGGGGCGAAAGTCCGCATTCCGCTCGAGGACGATGCGGTCGTCACAAGCCGAGGCGTAGAATGGCTGTATCCCGTGAATCGTCGAATACTGTTGATCAAGTAA
- a CDS encoding M14 family metallopeptidase, translated as MIRSLVGTLAVLLLALPEGGGAQAVSLVSPDGDVDWNRFYTAAETNQMLREFHALYPELTELYPVGESFRGQPLMLLEITNKATGPASRKPALYVDGGIHAAELTGSAVATYLIGYLLNGYGDDDRITALLDTRAFYVRPKFNPDGSDIALIDDQSLRSTTRPVDDDEDGTADEDPGEDLDGDGWITRIRIPDDEGDWVLDPSDDRILVRDVEGQLSGRRYSTLGEGIDNDGDGAFGEDGIGGIDMNRNFPRNWERWHLQPGAGDFPLSEPETRAAVEFINANRNITGIFHGHTSGGFVYRLPSASAPSLFPKIDLSLIEHLGEEYTRTTGRPVVPSATHPTEHRYGTLISWGYWDHGIIGWVPEFSPGPEEWAIDYDGDEVISQSEQHRFNDEELDGRYFSDWVAFDHPQLGAVEIGGWHSKFWGQNPPPEFLEAETAKQMPWAIYLAELSPLIEVGSPSVTAAGNGTFRIEVTVTNTGFLPTSLTDRGVEGRERPDGTVDRQVVRAPSVTLTHPGLDIIEGHERTVIPHLAGSNPFLERTTEGSHTVSWVVRGTGGEQAVRVTASSDKGGTVRTDWVIVR; from the coding sequence ATGATTCGTTCTCTCGTCGGCACACTGGCCGTTCTTCTTCTGGCGCTCCCCGAGGGCGGAGGTGCTCAGGCCGTGAGCTTGGTATCTCCGGACGGCGACGTGGACTGGAATCGATTTTACACTGCCGCAGAGACGAACCAAATGCTCCGGGAGTTCCACGCGCTTTATCCGGAACTAACCGAGTTGTATCCGGTCGGAGAGAGCTTCCGGGGTCAGCCGCTCATGCTGTTGGAGATCACGAACAAGGCGACCGGGCCGGCGAGTCGGAAGCCGGCACTCTATGTCGACGGTGGCATCCATGCAGCGGAACTGACCGGGTCGGCGGTCGCGACGTATCTGATTGGGTACCTCTTGAACGGGTACGGCGATGATGATCGCATCACGGCGCTTCTCGATACGCGTGCATTTTATGTCCGACCCAAGTTCAATCCGGACGGTTCGGACATCGCTCTCATCGACGATCAGTCACTGCGGAGCACCACACGACCTGTTGATGACGACGAGGACGGCACCGCGGACGAGGATCCAGGCGAGGACTTGGACGGTGATGGCTGGATCACCCGGATCCGGATTCCCGACGACGAAGGTGATTGGGTCCTAGATCCGTCTGACGATCGGATTCTCGTCAGGGATGTTGAAGGCCAACTGAGCGGTCGACGCTACTCGACGCTCGGAGAGGGCATCGACAACGATGGGGATGGTGCGTTCGGCGAGGACGGTATCGGCGGCATCGATATGAATCGCAACTTCCCTCGGAACTGGGAGCGCTGGCACCTACAACCAGGCGCGGGTGACTTCCCGCTTTCTGAGCCGGAGACGCGCGCCGCTGTGGAGTTCATCAACGCAAACCGAAACATCACGGGGATCTTCCACGGCCATACTTCAGGGGGGTTCGTCTATCGGCTTCCCTCGGCTTCGGCCCCTTCTCTATTTCCCAAGATCGACCTGTCGCTCATCGAGCATCTCGGTGAGGAATACACCCGAACCACGGGTCGTCCGGTCGTTCCCAGTGCCACGCATCCGACGGAGCATCGCTACGGGACGCTGATATCTTGGGGGTATTGGGACCACGGAATCATCGGTTGGGTGCCCGAATTTTCGCCGGGGCCTGAGGAATGGGCGATCGACTACGACGGCGATGAAGTGATCAGCCAATCCGAACAACACCGCTTCAACGACGAAGAGTTGGACGGGCGCTACTTCTCGGATTGGGTTGCTTTCGATCATCCACAGCTCGGCGCTGTTGAGATTGGCGGATGGCATTCCAAGTTCTGGGGACAGAACCCGCCCCCCGAATTCCTAGAGGCGGAGACGGCGAAGCAGATGCCCTGGGCGATCTATCTGGCGGAGCTGAGCCCGCTCATTGAGGTAGGTAGTCCGAGTGTGACTGCGGCCGGGAACGGCACGTTCCGGATCGAGGTAACAGTGACGAACACCGGCTTCTTGCCCACCAGTCTTACAGACCGGGGCGTCGAAGGTCGTGAGCGACCCGATGGCACCGTCGATCGTCAGGTCGTTCGTGCGCCATCCGTAACGCTCACACACCCTGGTCTTGATATCATCGAAGGCCACGAGAGGACGGTGATCCCCCACCTTGCCGGGTCCAACCCATTCCTCGAACGGACGACGGAAGGGTCCCACACGGTGTCGTGGGTTGTACGCGGGACCGGGGGTGAGCAGGCAGTGAGGGTGACCGCGTCTTCCGACAAGGGCGGCACGGTACGCACAGACTGGGTGATTGTCCGATGA
- a CDS encoding VOC family protein: MSDQIGLAELGQISMRALDVPRAIAFYRNVLGVPFLFDITDPPMGFFDLEGVRLMLAKPSGEHDHPGSILYFRVDDIESTHETLVVRGVSFDQGPHMIADMGEYELWMAFFKDSETNQLALMSEVAKT; encoded by the coding sequence ATGAGCGACCAAATAGGATTGGCGGAACTCGGACAGATCTCGATGAGGGCACTCGACGTCCCGAGAGCGATCGCGTTCTACCGAAATGTCCTAGGGGTGCCGTTCCTGTTCGATATCACAGATCCCCCAATGGGTTTCTTCGATCTTGAGGGCGTGCGCTTGATGCTTGCGAAGCCTTCGGGTGAACACGATCACCCCGGCTCTATACTCTATTTCAGGGTCGATGACATCGAATCGACCCACGAAACGCTGGTGGTCCGCGGGGTCTCTTTCGACCAAGGTCCCCACATGATTGCCGACATGGGCGAGTACGAACTGTGGATGGCGTTCTTCAAGGACAGTGAAACCAACCAACTCGCTCTAATGTCCGAGGTGGCCAAAACGTAA
- a CDS encoding PA0069 family radical SAM protein, with product MSNTSYALPVLRGRGTSWNPPNRFEKLSLDREGWTDPDDPPPQTQLLNDTTRSILAYNDAPDVGFNVGINPYRGCSHGCSYCYARPTHEYLGFSAGLDFETKILVKRQAPELLRKALSAKNWTPQVIGLSGNTDAYQPAERRLRITRRCLEVLAEFRNPVGIITKSYLVSRDVDLLSDLAQHQAAAVALSITTLDPHVQRVMEPRASSPARRLGAIRVLADAGIPVGVNVGPVIPGLTDHELPAILEAASDAGASFANYIMLRLPYGVKDLFSVWLEQHFPDRKDKVLNRVRDLRGGRLYDSRHEVRGRGEGPWAEQLSALFTVTRNRLGLDRTPNLSAASFRGPEASPSEQHDLFNTH from the coding sequence ATGTCCAATACTAGTTATGCCCTGCCGGTCCTCCGTGGACGCGGAACGTCCTGGAATCCTCCGAATCGGTTCGAAAAACTCTCCTTGGACCGAGAAGGATGGACCGATCCCGACGATCCCCCGCCGCAGACTCAGCTGCTAAACGACACGACTCGGTCCATTCTCGCTTACAACGACGCCCCTGACGTCGGCTTCAACGTGGGAATCAACCCGTACCGGGGCTGTAGCCATGGTTGTAGCTACTGCTACGCGCGGCCCACTCACGAGTACCTCGGGTTCTCCGCCGGCCTCGATTTCGAGACGAAGATCCTCGTGAAGCGTCAAGCTCCGGAGTTGTTGCGGAAGGCGCTTTCGGCAAAAAACTGGACGCCGCAAGTCATAGGCCTAAGTGGGAACACAGACGCATATCAGCCGGCAGAACGCCGTCTTCGCATCACACGACGCTGCCTGGAGGTCCTGGCGGAGTTCAGAAATCCCGTGGGGATCATCACAAAGAGTTATCTGGTGTCGCGAGACGTGGACCTATTGTCTGATCTGGCGCAGCACCAAGCGGCGGCCGTCGCCCTCTCTATTACCACACTCGACCCACATGTCCAACGAGTCATGGAGCCGCGGGCCTCGTCTCCGGCCCGTCGCCTCGGTGCGATCCGCGTGCTGGCGGATGCTGGGATTCCCGTGGGGGTCAACGTGGGGCCTGTCATTCCGGGCCTCACCGACCATGAGCTGCCAGCCATTCTCGAGGCCGCCTCCGACGCCGGTGCGTCTTTCGCCAACTACATCATGCTGAGGCTTCCCTACGGGGTGAAGGACCTCTTCTCTGTCTGGTTGGAGCAGCACTTCCCAGATCGCAAGGACAAGGTTCTCAACCGCGTCCGTGACCTCAGGGGCGGTCGGCTCTACGACAGTCGGCACGAAGTGAGAGGTAGAGGTGAAGGTCCGTGGGCGGAGCAGCTCTCTGCGCTATTCACGGTGACCCGAAACCGATTAGGACTGGACCGCACCCCGAACCTGTCCGCCGCGAGCTTCAGGGGCCCTGAAGCCTCGCCGTCAGAACAACACGATCTGTTCAACACTCACTGA
- a CDS encoding DUF3810 family protein, which yields MDEIHIPNDATYAPVSLTDVIATAPIASRLFLGATLPGRVIGAAALGMYAGSAVKDWVARREMVWIDFQAEFGADVKTLVPMPDAARREEIERLGKKLDEGYTDERVPRAEMAKAVNGHLTEYMASITGQRVHTSSEVRDFTLAKLIFPFAMGVCDVISGDVALFKDTGIFEAHVICHEFVHRKGYLKELHAQGLSYLALMSSGDPVMVQSALAERLHRQLKAIVGDDHQEYHDLVDGLGMREELANELHMLRPEAGGYESSVSVVMKKMYEERMKLTGQNGLSDYDVGFTNFLYSFKQSRKCRQERWQAEF from the coding sequence ATGGACGAGATTCACATCCCAAACGACGCGACCTACGCTCCGGTCTCCTTGACGGACGTCATCGCCACCGCTCCGATCGCATCGCGACTCTTTCTGGGCGCGACCCTTCCGGGTCGCGTGATCGGGGCTGCCGCTCTGGGTATGTATGCTGGCAGTGCTGTGAAGGATTGGGTTGCCCGACGCGAAATGGTCTGGATCGATTTCCAAGCCGAATTCGGCGCCGACGTGAAAACGCTAGTCCCGATGCCTGACGCTGCCCGGCGGGAGGAAATCGAGCGGCTCGGTAAGAAACTGGATGAAGGCTACACCGACGAGCGGGTCCCGCGAGCAGAGATGGCCAAAGCGGTCAACGGGCACCTGACGGAGTACATGGCATCCATTACAGGCCAGAGGGTGCACACGAGCTCAGAGGTGAGGGACTTCACGTTGGCGAAGTTGATCTTCCCCTTCGCGATGGGTGTCTGTGACGTCATCTCCGGTGACGTGGCTTTGTTCAAAGACACCGGCATCTTCGAGGCCCACGTGATCTGCCACGAGTTCGTACACAGGAAGGGGTATCTCAAGGAGCTTCACGCGCAGGGGCTGTCGTACCTTGCTCTAATGAGTTCCGGTGACCCCGTCATGGTCCAGTCCGCTCTTGCAGAGCGACTTCACCGTCAGCTCAAAGCAATCGTCGGCGATGACCATCAGGAGTATCACGATCTCGTCGATGGCTTGGGCATGCGCGAGGAACTGGCTAACGAGCTGCATATGCTTCGGCCCGAGGCCGGCGGCTACGAGAGTTCAGTCTCTGTGGTGATGAAGAAGATGTACGAGGAGCGCATGAAGCTGACCGGCCAGAATGGTCTGTCGGATTACGACGTGGGCTTCACCAATTTCTTGTACTCGTTCAAGCAGAGCCGGAAGTGCCGTCAGGAGCGCTGGCAGGCAGAGTTCTAG